ATCCACTCGATCTCTCCGTAAACTTGAGGATCCTTCACTTCCAGTCTAATCATATATCGCTTCACCGTCCTGTCGTTGAAGGGCTTTCCGACTGTATAGTTGTGGAAGTTACTGTTTGCTCGAGATTAGCTATGTTGCTGTGACGAAGCCGTCGAGGTGAGAGATACTCACTGTGTCCCTTTGTACTGCGCGATCAAATCTCTAAACCTCTTCATCGTACCTTCGTCAaccctccatcctcttctgcgCTCGAACTCTCCTCTGTTCCTAGGCTCGATAGCTTCTCCggtctcctcatcttgcACCATCGGCGGCGCGGCGTCGGCGAATTCTGCAGCAGGTCCAAGAGCGTCCCGCCAGCCTGGTGATGATTCGTCGAGACGCTTGGACAGAGGGTCGTCTTTGGCTGGTGGCAGGAGACAGTATGACGGGAGGAGGTATTCGTAAATACGTGAATCAGCAGCGCTGTTGACGAACGTCGTCAGCAGGTGCTCTGTCCGATCAGCTCACCGAACAGTCAAAGAAACGGTACTCACGTTCTTGCACTGAATGACTTGACAGTCCTGACAAAACCCCACATCCTAATCTGATCCGGCAAAAACGAATTCACGTATTCCGTCAAGTTCTTAAACTCATCAGGAATAGGTGGCTCCTGGATCATCTTGAGCGAGAATGCATTTCCAGCGGCGTGAACACCTGCATCAGTTCGCGCTGCTCGTTGAACATCGACCTTTCGGTGGTCTGTCGCATTATCGGCTGAGATAGCGCCGGCTTTAGCGAGGGCGACGTATAGATCTCCTTCGATGGTTTTGGCGCCGTGTGTTTGTCTGTGCGCGGTTGAGGTCAGTCACGACTCGGGAAGGTGTGATAAAGAATGTACTCACATTTGCATACCAGAATATCCGGTACCGCAGTATCTGACGATGTAGGTTAGCACATCAGCCATAAATCGCTTTATGCTGGCAAAAATGGGAATAGCATAAGACACATACCCAAGCAATACAGCACATCTCTTCTTTGGCAATCTCTTCGTGCCATCTCCTTCCGTATCCTCagcaccttcctccttctttctaGGCTCCCATACCCTCTGCGGTCTCTTGTCCGGCTGatttctcctccctcttccaactttaCCGCTGTTCGACtgatcctttcctttccctttctgCTCAGGCTCATTGACACCTGCAACCAGTTCTCCAGAGTTGAAAACGGCTTCTTCTGGGTTGATGGGGATTTCGAGTTTCACGTCGGAGATGGATACGGCTGAGGGTGCTGATGCGGTGGGTTCGAGGTGGACTTTCTTGTTAGGTGGAGAGTTGATAGGATCAGGCTTGACGCTACTGGAGGGAGTAGGTGACCTAGGTCGTTTGGATGATTCTGAGGCGTCCATAGTACGAATTAGTGTATTTCTAGTGATGATTGTGTTGAGCCATAAACGTAGTCGAGGTATGAGCATATAAACACGTTGTCGTGTCGAGATAGGAGGTGAATGAAAGTTGGAACGGTAATTTTGGAAGTGGTTGTCCTCGCGCTGCTACTAACATTTTAGTTTCCCACGGTTGACTTTGATTCAGAACCGGTTACTTGAGCGCTGGCTGATAACGTTGCGTCACTGTGTCCATCTCACCTCGCGTTGACGTTGatctcaacaacaataacaacaacaacaaatggATTCGATTCAGCTTCCTATGAGTTGACCAATCTAAGGATTCCCTTATAAGCAATGTCGCCATCCACACCGCCGCAGAATAATTCTCTGCTTAACTTGCTCAACCCTTATTCGTCGGTCGCTCGTTCCGCACGACCAGATCCCGACAGCCCATCGACAATGTTACTTCGCGAACTACAAGGTGGTCCCGCCGAcaacgaagacgatgacgatgctgatgccgAGCCAACGCGAAGCGGTCATGGTTCAGGCTCCGGGCGACGAGAAAGGATGTCACCTACTCCCACACCAACTAATTGGAGACCCACTCATGTGATTGCCactccatcaacctcatcagatgacgaagaagcccCTCCTAGATCAATCATGTTTGGTGAACAGCCGGAACCAGCTACATCAgcaggaggcggaggaggtgatAGGACACCGACCTCTCCGCCATCTTTGCTTCCTGGCGGAAGTGGTAGGAGTCGAACTCAACCTTTCGCAGCTACTTCGATACCTCGACCAGGTTCGGGACCCTTTCGAGCGGTatctggaggtggagggggaccatcctcttcctcgacttcaGATAGCAGAAGTACGAGTCCTGGACCCTCAACCATCTCAGTCTATGCTTCAGGTCTTGACGGTACTGGAATAGCCGAATCATCCGTTCCGGGCAGTTCGCGTGACCCTTCTACATCACCAGAACAACCTGCTCCGATTCGATTACCTACTTTCCGCGAACCACCACTTGTAGGTAGACCCTCCCCACCTCGTAGGacatcttcaagctcaaagaaagcaccttcaccttcgccgAGGTTAGTAAGCGGACCAGGATATCTCGACCCATCTGTACCTCCACCGGCATCGAAGGGTAAAGGAAAAGCAAGAGAtaaaggtggaaggagataTCAGTCGCTTCCAGCGCAGgccgaggatgatgatgaggaagaagaaggaacagaaggacgaggaagagggaggtcCGCAGGACTGGGAGGTGTTAGACATGGTGGACCGGGGAAGAGCGGATTGAACGATTATGAGAAGGCACTCTGGAAATGGGTGAACGTGGAGGATCTGGATGGTTTCCTGCAAGAGGTAAGCTGCTCAAACATCGCtactttgacaagaaggCTGATAGTCTGTTAAGGTGTACGAATACTACAAGGGGAAGGGCATATATTGCATAGCCTTAGCAAGGGTGTTGAATCTtttgtgagtgcagtctCTTTCGATGGTGGATTGCTGCTGATTGTGTCTGATGGTCAggaccaccttcttcgtcatcggcttctcaacctttctctcctcatGTATCGACTACACCAAACTTacctcatccacctccgGTCCGAACGCTGTAGGAAGACTGGACGATGTTCTGATAGGACAGTGTCTCACACGGTATGTATCTGCGCTCTTGACGTAACGAAGGTCTTTCACTGACTCTCCCTTGACGTACAGTGGTTCCTTCCCTCATaccgtcttcatcatcttcgtttCTGCATTCTACATCTTCCAGCTTTTCAGCTTCATCATGTCTCTGCCTCGACTACTGGACATGTATCGTTTCTACACCCATCTGCTCGGTATACCCGATGTCAGTCCATCAATGCTCTGCTAATGCGAGTTATAGCTAACCTACTTTACGTGACTTTCTAGGCCGACATCCAGACCCTTCCATGGCCAGAGATTGTTCGACTTGTCGGCGAGATACGGAAACATAACGCTGTCACGTCGTTATCAAATGGCCAAGCTGGTGCTCTGGCAGACATGGTGGGCGATGATGCCGACAAAGGGACAGTGAAGAAGCTCGATGCTCATGATGTGGCCAAGTAAGCTATTTTGGGTCCTCATGTCATGGTCACACATAGCTGACTACATATCAGTCGTATTTTGCGACAAGAGAACTACCTTATCGCTCTCTTCAACAAGGATCTCCTTGATTTACGAGTACGACTCCCGGTCCCACACTCCCTCAAGCACCTGATACCATCCACGCTTCTCGCTCCGCCTACTCAATCTGCGCTTCCTTCGCACAATCGAGCAGCAGAACGGAAATACATCAGTTTCGGGGCGAACACACTTACCAAAGCTTTGGAATGGAACCTGAGGTTCTGCTTGATGGGGTATTTGTTTGATAGGAGAGGTCAAGTCAGGAAGGAGTTTGTGAGAGAACGGAGGCGAAAGGATCTGGTTGAAGGGTAAGCTTGAATCTCGTCCTCGGATCGAAGGCAAAGCTGATAAATACATGCAGGCTTAGACGACGGTTCATCTTCATGGGCGTGCTCAACGCCATCTTTGCGCCTTTCATC
This genomic interval from Kwoniella shandongensis chromosome 5, complete sequence contains the following:
- a CDS encoding tRNA pseudouridine(38-40) synthase; the protein is MLIPRLRLWLNTIITRNTLIRTMDASESSKRPRSPTPSSSVKPDPINSPPNKKVHLEPTASAPSAVSISDVKLEIPINPEEAVFNSGELVAGVNEPEQKGKGKDQSNSGKVGRGRRNQPDKRPQRVWEPRKKEEGAEDTEGDGTKRLPKKRCAVLLGYCGTGYSGMQIQTHGAKTIEGDLYVALAKAGAISADNATDHRKVDVQRAARTDAGVHAAGNAFSLKMIQEPPIPDEFKNLTEYVNSFLPDQIRMWGFVRTVKSFSARTAADSRIYEYLLPSYCLLPPAKDDPLSKRLDESSPGWRDALGPAAEFADAAPPMVQDEETGEAIEPRNRGEFERRRGWRVDEGTMKRFRDLIAQYKGTHNFHNYTVGKPFNDRTVKRYMIRLEVKDPQVYGEIEWISVQIHGQSFMLHQIRKMISMAMLACRTGSPPSLLPETFGPKRIHIPKAPPLGLLLEAPQFGVYNDRITQKLNGLTDDRDPVDFGLYAEQMHAFKVKWIYEKLRQEELEHHVFHKWMRQMDCSTSSGLAFLNTQGIIPPEADLSKRAVEARRAAKDGEEGKKDSVDDEVDSDDEEVDQDALRKGELEG